GTGCCGTTTGGTACAGAGGTCGATGAAGAATATTTATTAGAGATCGAGAGAGAAGCATTTTTGAGTTTGGCAGGAGAGGCGAAGTCTCAAGCGAGAATGCAGCATATGCTTGTGAAAGGTAAACCTTTACGGAATTAGGAGGGAGCTTATGAAAGAGGCAGTCATAGTGTCAGGTGCAAGAACACCGGTTGGGAGAGCAAAAAAAGGATCGCTGGCCACCGTTCGCCCGGATGATTTGGGAGCGATTTGCGTCAAAGAAACAATGAAACGGGCAGGCGGTTACGAGGGCAATATTGACGACTTGATTATCGGCTGTGCGACACCTGAAGCGGAACAAGGATTAAATATGGCGAGAAATATCGGCGCGCTCGCGGGGCTGCCGTACACGGTTCCGGCGATTACAGTCAATCGCTACTGCTCATCTGGCCTTCAGTCTATCGCATATGCGGCAGAAAAGATCATGCTCGGCGCTTATGATACAGCGATCGCGGGCGGCGCAGAATCGATGTCGCAGGTTCCGATGATGGGGCATGTGACCCGTCCGAACCTCGCATTGGCAGAAAAGGCGCCGGAGTATTACATGAGCATGGGACACACAGCCGAGCAGGTCGCGAAAAAATACGGCGTCTCCCGCGAGGATCAGGATGCGTTTGCCGTTCGCAGCCACCAAAATGCGGCGAAAGCCCTTGCAGAAGGGAAATTTAAAGATGAAACTGTTCCCGTCGAAGTGACGGTGACAGAAATCGGAGAAAACCATAAACCGCGGGAAAAACAGTTTGTGTTTTCTCAGGATGAAGGCGTTCGCCCGCAGACGACGACAGACATCTTAGCGACATTGCGCCCGGCTTTTTCCGTTGATGGAACGGTTACTGCGGGCAATTCCTCGCAGACGAGTGACGGAGCGGCGGCAGTTATGCTGATGGACCGGGAAAAAGCTGATGCGCTGGGCTTGGCCCCGCTTGTGAAATTCCGCTCCTTTGCAGTAGGAGGCGTGCCGCCGGAAGTGATGGGCATCGGGCCGGTGGAAGCTATCCCACGTGCTTTAAAGCTTGCCGGGCTTCAGCTGCAGGACATCGGCTTGTTTGAACTGAACGAAGCTTTTGCTTCACAGGCTATTCAAGTGATCAGGGTACTCGGAATTGATGAAGAAAAATTGAATGTCAACGGGGGCGCAATCGCGCTTGGGCACCCGCTTGGCTGTACAGGCACAAAGCTTACACTCTCACTTATTCATGAAATGAAACGGAGAAACGAGCAATTCGGTGTCGTCACAATGTGTATCGGCGGCGGGATGGGAGCGGCCGGTGTATTTGAATTATGCTAAAGGGGGAAAAACAAATGGCGAAAAAAACGGCTGAAGTACAAAAAGGCGGCGGTTTCTTAATCGAGGATGTCTCATACGAGCAAATGTATACACCAGAGGATTTCACTGACGAACATAAAATGATCGCGAAAACAACAGAGGACTATATTGAGCAAGATGTTCTCCCTCATATAGATGATATCGAAAACCACAAATTTGAACATTCAGTCCGGCTGTTAAAGAAAGCGGGCGAACTTGGGCTGCTTGGGGCTGATGTGCCTGAGGAATACGGAGGGCTCGGCCTTGATAAAATCAGCTCCGCGCTCATCACTGAAAAATTTTCGCGTGCGGGAAGCTTTTCGCTTTCTTATGGCGCGCATGTCGGTATCGGGTCCTTGCCAATCGTGTTTTTTGGAACAGAAGAACAAAAGAAAACATATCTGCCCGGGCTCGCTTCAGGCGAAAAGATCGCGGCATATGCACTGACTGAGCCGGGCTCTGGGTCTGATGCGCTAGGGGCAAAAACAACTGCCGTGCTGAATGAAGCGGGAACGCATTACGTGTTAACCGGAGAAAAACAGTGGATTACCAACTCAGCCTTTGCTGATGTGTTTGTTGTGTACGCTAAGGTAGACGGTGACAAGTTTTCAGCCTTTATTGTAGAAAAAGATTACCCGGGTGTATCTACAGGTCCGGAAGAAAAGAAAATGGGAATCAAAGGATCATCGACAAGAACCCTCATTTTAGATCAAGCTGAAGTGCCAAAAGAAAACCTGCTTGGCGAAATCGGCAAAGGGCATGTGATCGCTTTTAATATTTTAAATATCGGCCGTTATAAGCTGGCGGTCGGCACAATCGGCGCGTCTAAGCGGGTGATCGAGCTGTCCGCGGCATACGCAAATCAGCGCCGCCAATTCAAAACGCCGATTGCGGGCTTTTCGCTGACACAGGAAAAAATCGCGACAATGGCATCAAGGCTGTACGCGATGGAAAGCTCTGTGTACAGAACCGTCGGACTGTTTGAAGACAATATGAGCCAGTTTACGGCCGAAGACCTCAAGGACGGCCGGCAAATCGCCAAGTCAATTGCTGAATACGCCATTGAATGCTCTCTAAATAAGGTATTCGGCTCCGAAACGCTTGATTATATCGTTGATGAAGGCGTGCAGATTCATGGAGGCTACGGTTTTATGCAGGAGTACGAAGTGGAAAGGGCTTATAGGGATTCAAGGATCAATCGAATTTTTGAAGGCACAAACGAAATCAACCGGTTAATCGTGCCAAGCACCTTCCTGAAAAAAGCGCTTAAAGGTGAATTGCCTCTATTTGAAAAAGCACAGTCGCTTCAAGAAGAACTCATGATGCTTATGCCTGAAGAGCCTGGCAGCGGCGTTTTAGAGCAGGAGAAATATATAGTGAAGCAAGCCAAAAAAATCGCGCTGTTCGCCGCCGGTCTCGCCGCGCAGAAGTACGGAAAAGCCATCGACCGCGAACAAGAAATTCTTGTCAACGTGGCGGATATCGTCAGCAATGTGTACGCAATGGAATCAGCCGTGCTGAGAACGGAAAAGGCCATTGCCGCGCAAGGCGGAGAAAAAGCGGCGCAAAAAGTGCTGTATACTGAAATTTTCGTTCAGGAGGCCTTTAACGAAATTGAAGCGCACGCGAAGGAATCCCTCATCGCAATGGAAGAAGGAGATTCACTCCGCATGATGCTTTCCGCTCTGCGCAAGCTGACGCGCGTCACACCTAAAAACGTGATTCAGAAAAAACGCGAAGCGGCAGCGGGCGTTTTCGAAGCTGAAAAATATATTGTTTGATTGGCGAAGAGCTCCGCGTGCGCGGAGCTCTTTTTAAGAAGCACTGTTTTAGGTTTTTAAAACAAACTGTGTTAAAATAACCACGATTATTTTATCGAGGGGGAAGAAGAGATGTCGTTAACTTTTTACTGGTACCCTAAGTGCGGAACGTGCCGCAAAGCAAAGAAATGGCTTGAAGATCATGGAAAAGAAATAAACGAAATACATATTGCAGAGCAGCCTCCAAGCAAAGAAGAACTAAAAGCGCTTTATGAAAAAAGCGGGCTGGAGCTCAAGAAATTTTTCAACACGAGCGGCATGAAATACCGTGAGCTGAATCTCAAGGAAAAGCTGTATCACATGTCAGAGGACGAACAGCTTGAACTGCTTGCTTCAGACGGAATGCTGATCAAACGCCCGCTTACAACAGACGGCGAAAAAGTGACAGTCGGTTTTAAAGAAGACCAATTTGAAGAAAACTGGGCTTAAGGTCAATTTTTTTTGAAAAGTATGGTATCTTCTTATTATAGTGCTGTAAAAAATGGAGGGATTCAATTGAGCATACCTAAAGATTTGCGTTACTCAGGAGAACACGAGTGGGTAAAAGTTGAAGGAGAAAAAGCCAGAATCGGGATTACACATTTTGCCCAGTCCGAGCTAGGTGATATCGTGTTTGTCGAACTTCCTGAAGTGGGTGCTGAAATCAAAGCGGACGAGCCATTCGGCAGCGTTGAATCCGTTAAAACGGTATCTGAGCTTTATGCGCCGATTAACGGAACTGTTGTGGAAATAAACGAAGATCTTGATGACAGTCCGGAATTCGTCAATGAATCTCCGTACGAAAAAGCATGGATGATCGTCGTTGAGCCGTCTGACGCTTCTGAAATTGAAAAACTGATGACAGCAGAACAATACGAAGAGATGACACAGGAAGACTAAAACAGGATAGCTGTAAAGGCAATTGGACACGCTAACGTTATGGGAGGTGTCCAATATGGCTTTCAGCAAACAAAAGCTCGATGTCACCAATGATGTGACAGGCCGCTTTCAAAATGGCCGGCTCTCGTTATATCATGAAAATGAGAGGATCGGACAAATGACAAGCATGAATGAATATGAGCTTAAATCCGGTTATTCCTTTGAAAATGAGAAGTTTTATAAGACAGCTGACGTGGTCTCAGGAAATGACGCAAAATATGTGGACTGTGACTACGAAAATGGCTGGTGTTAATGATGGCGGTGAATTTCACTGCCTTCTTTTACAATCTGAACGTTTCAAATTTGACGCGGCAGGTGAAGAAAATGGATGAGCTGGAAAAGGTTTTGATTGTCGAAGGGAAATCAGATAAAGAGAAAATCGAAAGCGTCTTGAATGAACCGGTGCGCATTATCTGCACAAACGGAACAATCAGCCAGCTGAAGCTTGAAGAATTGGCTGACGAGCTTTACGATAAAGACGTCTATATATTGGTTGATGCTGATGAATCAGGCGAGAAATTGAGAAAACAGCTGAAAAGAGAGTTTAACGAAGCC
The Bacillus vallismortis genome window above contains:
- a CDS encoding acetyl-CoA C-acetyltransferase, which produces MKEAVIVSGARTPVGRAKKGSLATVRPDDLGAICVKETMKRAGGYEGNIDDLIIGCATPEAEQGLNMARNIGALAGLPYTVPAITVNRYCSSGLQSIAYAAEKIMLGAYDTAIAGGAESMSQVPMMGHVTRPNLALAEKAPEYYMSMGHTAEQVAKKYGVSREDQDAFAVRSHQNAAKALAEGKFKDETVPVEVTVTEIGENHKPREKQFVFSQDEGVRPQTTTDILATLRPAFSVDGTVTAGNSSQTSDGAAAVMLMDREKADALGLAPLVKFRSFAVGGVPPEVMGIGPVEAIPRALKLAGLQLQDIGLFELNEAFASQAIQVIRVLGIDEEKLNVNGGAIALGHPLGCTGTKLTLSLIHEMKRRNEQFGVVTMCIGGGMGAAGVFELC
- the fadE gene encoding acyl-CoA dehydrogenase FadE, which codes for MAKKTAEVQKGGGFLIEDVSYEQMYTPEDFTDEHKMIAKTTEDYIEQDVLPHIDDIENHKFEHSVRLLKKAGELGLLGADVPEEYGGLGLDKISSALITEKFSRAGSFSLSYGAHVGIGSLPIVFFGTEEQKKTYLPGLASGEKIAAYALTEPGSGSDALGAKTTAVLNEAGTHYVLTGEKQWITNSAFADVFVVYAKVDGDKFSAFIVEKDYPGVSTGPEEKKMGIKGSSTRTLILDQAEVPKENLLGEIGKGHVIAFNILNIGRYKLAVGTIGASKRVIELSAAYANQRRQFKTPIAGFSLTQEKIATMASRLYAMESSVYRTVGLFEDNMSQFTAEDLKDGRQIAKSIAEYAIECSLNKVFGSETLDYIVDEGVQIHGGYGFMQEYEVERAYRDSRINRIFEGTNEINRLIVPSTFLKKALKGELPLFEKAQSLQEELMMLMPEEPGSGVLEQEKYIVKQAKKIALFAAGLAAQKYGKAIDREQEILVNVADIVSNVYAMESAVLRTEKAIAAQGGEKAAQKVLYTEIFVQEAFNEIEAHAKESLIAMEEGDSLRMMLSALRKLTRVTPKNVIQKKREAAAGVFEAEKYIV
- a CDS encoding arsenate reductase family protein gives rise to the protein MSLTFYWYPKCGTCRKAKKWLEDHGKEINEIHIAEQPPSKEELKALYEKSGLELKKFFNTSGMKYRELNLKEKLYHMSEDEQLELLASDGMLIKRPLTTDGEKVTVGFKEDQFEENWA
- the gcvH gene encoding glycine cleavage system protein GcvH, giving the protein MSIPKDLRYSGEHEWVKVEGEKARIGITHFAQSELGDIVFVELPEVGAEIKADEPFGSVESVKTVSELYAPINGTVVEINEDLDDSPEFVNESPYEKAWMIVVEPSDASEIEKLMTAEQYEEMTQED
- a CDS encoding YusG family protein; protein product: MAFSKQKLDVTNDVTGRFQNGRLSLYHENERIGQMTSMNEYELKSGYSFENEKFYKTADVVSGNDAKYVDCDYENGWC
- a CDS encoding toprim domain-containing protein is translated as MDELEKVLIVEGKSDKEKIESVLNEPVRIICTNGTISQLKLEELADELYDKDVYILVDADESGEKLRKQLKREFNEACHLHIDRAYKEVEAAPRHHVASVLLRANLNVHTIFLERKPRGV